A segment of the Balaenoptera musculus isolate JJ_BM4_2016_0621 chromosome 9, mBalMus1.pri.v3, whole genome shotgun sequence genome:
TTCTGGTCTTTTTAACCCTTAAGAGAAGAGACGAGGAGAGAAGGGGGTGTGTGTCggagggcggggggtggggggcgaagGACCGGCGAACACCTCCTCTTAACTCTCGCAGCACCGCGAGCGAACGACTGCATCAGCTGCCTCGGGCCGGGAGCGGCCGACACAAGGAGAGGGGGCAGCGCGGCGGCAGCTTCGGCAGCGAGCGCGGCCTGGGAGGCTGCGAGGCGCCCCCTCACTCCCCGCCGGGTGGCAGCCCCGGAGCGGGCGGGGGGCGCCGGAGGCACACTCCGGCGATGAAGCCGCTTCCCCCTCGGCTGGTGCGAGCCGGGGCCAGGGTCCAAGGACAAAGCCGGGAAGCGCTGGTGGCGCCCCGCCTCGGGCTGAGGGGGGGGCATGCACCTGCATAGCCCGCCGGGCTTCGGCTCTCCCGGCGCGCCTCAACTCCGCGGCTCCGCTAGCCGGCTCCGGATTTACTAGAAGCCATtttgtctcccccacccctcccctcccctcccctctgccctccccgccccctctaCTTCCCCCTTTTGTTAATTAAAACTAAGAAGTGAGAATGGGAACGAGGTGGCCAGCTCCGGCGGCAAACGCTTAAGGACACCGCGCCagttcttcccttccttccttccgagGTAGGTGAGAGCGAATGATTGGGTGGGGATGGTCGCAACGGGGGGAAAGTCCCAGCTTTCCGAGGGCTGGCCTCGAGGGGGGGCTGGTAGACGAGGGGCCACTCTTTAGTTTGGCATGATTTTTTTCCGGCCGATCTGCTCCGTCTCTCTAatcgccccctccccacctccttctccagATGGAAAGAGGAGCTCCTAGCTCACTTAAGCCGGGGTAGGGCTGGTTCTCCTTTCCGAGCCAAAATCCCAGGCGATGGTGAATTATGAACGTGCCACACCATGAAGCTCTTGTGGCAGGTAACTGTGCACCACACCTGGAATGCCGTCCTGCTCCCCGTCATCTACCTCACGGCGCAAGTGTGGATTCTGTGTGCAGCCATCGCTGCTGCCGCCTCCGCCGGGCCCCAGAACTGCCCGTCTGTCTGCTCGTGCAGTAACCAGTTCAGCAAGGTGGTGTGCACCCGCCGGGGCCTCTCCGAGGTCCCTCACGGTATTCCTTCCAACACCCGGTACCTCAACCTCATGGAAAACAACATCCAGATGATCCAGGCCGACACCTTCCGCCACCTCCACCACCTGGAGGTCCTGCAGCTGGGCAGGAACTCCATCCGGCAGATCGAGGTGGGGGCCTTCAACGGCCTGGCCAGCCTCAACACCCTGGAGCTGTTTGACAACTGGCTGACAGTCATCCCGAGCGGGGCCTTTGAATACCTGTCCAAGCTGCGGGAGCTCTGGCTGCGCAACAACCCCATAGAAAGCATCCCCTCTTATGCCTTCAACCGGGTGCCCTCCCTCATGCGCCTGGACTTGGGGGAGCTCAAGAAGCTAGAGTACATCTCTGAGGGGGCTTTTGAGGGACTGTTCAACCTCAAGTACCTGAACTTGGGCATGTGCAACATTAAAGATATGCCCAACCTCACCCCCctggtggggctggaggagctggagaTGTCAGGAAACCACTTCCCTGAGATCAGGCCTGGCTCCTTCCATGGCCTGAGCTCCCTCAAGAAGCTATGGGTCATGAACTCACAGGTCAGCCTGATTGAGCGGAATGCTTTTGATGGGCTGGCCTCCCTGGTGGAACTCAACTTGGCCCACAATAACCTCTCTTCTTTGCCCCATGACCTCTTCACCCCACTGAGGTACCTGGTGGAGTTGCACCTACACCACAATCCTTGGAACTGTGATTGTGACATTCTGTGGCTAGCCTGGTGGCTTCGAGAGTACATACCCACCAATTCCACCTGCTGTGGCCGCTGTCATGCTCCCTTGCACATGCGAGGCCGCTACCTGGTGGAGGTGGACCAGGCCTCCTTCCAGTGCTCTGCCCCCTTCATCATGGATGCACCTCGGGACCTCAATATCTCTGAGGGTCGGATGGCAGAACTTAAGTGTCGGACTCCCCCCATGTCCTCCGTGAAGTGGCTGCTGCCCAATGGGACAGTGCTCAGCCACGCCTCCCGCCACCCACGGATCTCTGTCCTCAACGACGGCACCTTGAACTTCTCCCATGTGCTGCTCTCAGACACTGGGGTATACACATGCATGGTGACCAACGTGGCGGGCAACTCCAATGCCTCGGCCTACCTCAACGTGAGCACGGCCGAGCTCAACACCT
Coding sequences within it:
- the LRRC4 gene encoding LOW QUALITY PROTEIN: leucine-rich repeat-containing protein 4 (The sequence of the model RefSeq protein was modified relative to this genomic sequence to represent the inferred CDS: inserted 2 bases in 1 codon); its protein translation is MKLLWQVTVHHTWNAVLLPVIYLTAQVWILCAAIAAAASAGPQNCPSVCSCSNQFSKVVCTRRGLSEVPHGIPSNTRYLNLMENNIQMIQADTFRHLHHLEVLQLGRNSIRQIEVGAFNGLASLNTLELFDNWLTVIPSGAFEYLSKLRELWLRNNPIESIPSYAFNRVPSLMRLDLGELKKLEYISEGAFEGLFNLKYLNLGMCNIKDMPNLTPLVGLEELEMSGNHFPEIRPGSFHGLSSLKKLWVMNSQVSLIERNAFDGLASLVELNLAHNNLSSLPHDLFTPLRYLVELHLHHNPWNCDCDILWLAWWLREYIPTNSTCCGRCHAPLHMRGRYLVEVDQASFQCSAPFIMDAPRDLNISEGRMAELKCRTPPMSSVKWLLPNGTVLSHASRHPRISVLNDGTLNFSHVLLSDTGVYTCMVTNVAGNSNASAYLNVSTAELNTSNYSFFTTVTVETTEISPEDTTXKYKPVPTTSTGYQPAYTTSTTVLIQTTRVPKQVAVTATDTNDKMQTSLDEVMKTTKIIIGCFVAVTLLAAAMLIVFYKLRKRHQQRSTVTAARTVEIIQVDEDIPAAASAAATAAPSGVSGLSGIKRNSKSKPLPRSHFAEFRERLFY